AGCGCGAGGGCGAGGTCCTCCCGCAGACAGCGCAACGTCGGTCGTACTGGTCGCATGAATCAGTGCCTTTGGGCCTACTCGTCGATTCCGCCGACGGAGTCCAGCTCCTCGGCGGTGAGCCCCGTGAGCAGCATGACGTCCGCCTTCAGTGAACCGTCCAGCACACTCAGCGCCTCCACCATGCCGGAGCGCAGATCGTCCCGGCGCTGCTCCAGGTACAGATGTACCGCTTCGGCGACGAGATCCTTCTTGGTCAGCCCGAGGAAGTGCGCACCCTGGGTGATCATCTTGTCCGTGTCCGGATCGACTTTCAGCGGCGCTTGTCTGGTCGGTTTCGCGGCCGTGCTCATCGCTTTGCCTCCTTCACCCGTCGCTGTGATCCATGGTACCCAAATACCTCAGGTATCTGTGAGGACGAGGACGAATCGGGTCCGGGACGGGCTCCGCTCAGCCTTCCCGCCCCAACACCCGATCCTTCAACGCCGGAAAGTCCTCCCGAACCGTGGCCACGCGGCTCACGTCGATGTCGACCGTCAGGACCTCCTCGCCGGGCCCCGCCTCCCCGAGGACTTCCCCCCACGGGTCGACGACCAGGCTGTGCCCCGCCTGAAGTACCCCCGCGTGCGTGCCCGCCGAGCCGCAGGCGAGGACGTAGGACTGGTTCTCGACGGCGCGGGCGCGGGCGAGGAGGGACCAGTGGGCGGCGCGGCGTTCGGGCCAGCCCGCGCAGATGACGAGGACTTCGGCGCCGAGGTCGACCAGGCCGCGGAAGAGTTCGGGGAAGCGGAGGTCGTAGCAGGTGGCGAGGCCGAGGGTGGTGCCGGGGACGGGGACCGTGACGAGGTCCTTGCCCGCGCCCATCAGGACCGCCTCGCCGCGGTCGAAGCCGAAGCGGTGGATCTTCCGGTAGGTGGCGGCGAGTTCGCCCTCGGGGGTGAAGACGAGGGAGGTGTTGTAGAGGGTGCCGTCGGTGTCGCGCTCGGGGATCGAGCCCGCGTGCAGCCAGACGCCGGTGTCGCGGGCGGCCTTGGCCATGGCCTCGTACGTGGGCCCTTCGAGGGGTTCGGCCTCGTCCGCGAAACGCTGGAAGGCGAAGGCTCCGGTCTTCCACAGCTCGGGCAGGACGACCAGATCGGCGCCCGCCTGTTCCCTGACCAGTGAACTGGCCCGCTCACGGCGGGAGTCGATAGGTTCGTTGTCGTCCGGACCGATCTGGATCAGAGAGGCGCGCACACTACCACCGTCCTGGTGTGGATAACGTCATTCACCGTCAACTCAGCCTACGATCGTCACCCGAAAGCACTGCCGAGGTGCCTTCCGGCAGCGTACTGTCTGTAGCGGGGGAGCCCCCGGTCTTCCACGCCCGAAACAGCCGTCCGCTGCTGCCGCAGACCGGCGAAAACCGCTGTCCGTCGTACGTTCGCCACGCCCGAGGGGTCTTGTGAGTCTCCATCCCAGCCTTCAGACCTATGCCGATGCCTGGACCCACTCCGTGGAAGCGATATCCCAGCTCGTGCAGCCGCTTCCGGAGGGGGAGTGGAACCGGGCGACTCCGTGCCCGGGCTGGTCGGTGCGGGACATCGTCTCCCATGTGATCGGCCTGGACTGCGAGGCGTTGGGCGACCCGCGTCCGATCCACAGCCTGCCGCGCGACCTCTTCCACGTACGGACCGACGCCCAGCGCTACATGGAGATCCAGGTCGACGCGCGGCGCCACCACACCGCGCCGGAGATGACCGCGGAGCTGGAGTACACGATCATCCGGCGGTCGCGGCAGCTGCGCAACGAGTCCCGTGAGCCGGACGCCGTGATCCGCGGTCTCGGCGGCAAGGAGCAGTCGCTCCAGGTCTCGCTGATGAACCGCGCCTTCGACGTCTGGGTGCACGAACAGGACCTGCGGGCGGCGCTGGGCACGCCGGGCAACCTCGACTCCCCCGGTGCCCAGGTGGTCCGGGACATGCTGCTCACCTCGCTGCCCAAGGTGATCGCCAAGGACGCGGGCGCGCCGCCGAAGTCGGCGATCGTCTTCGACGTGAGCGGGCCGCTGGAGTTCCTGCGCACCGTCCGGGTCAGCGCGGACGGCCGCGGCTCCATCGACGGTTCGCCCTCGCTCGGCCCCACGCTCACGCTGGCCCTCGGCTGGGAGACCTTCTACAAGCTGGCCTGCGGCCGGGTGACGCCCGAGGCCGCCGCCGGTGA
This is a stretch of genomic DNA from Streptomyces sp. NA04227. It encodes these proteins:
- a CDS encoding maleylpyruvate isomerase family mycothiol-dependent enzyme, whose amino-acid sequence is MSLHPSLQTYADAWTHSVEAISQLVQPLPEGEWNRATPCPGWSVRDIVSHVIGLDCEALGDPRPIHSLPRDLFHVRTDAQRYMEIQVDARRHHTAPEMTAELEYTIIRRSRQLRNESREPDAVIRGLGGKEQSLQVSLMNRAFDVWVHEQDLRAALGTPGNLDSPGAQVVRDMLLTSLPKVIAKDAGAPPKSAIVFDVSGPLEFLRTVRVSADGRGSIDGSPSLGPTLTLALGWETFYKLACGRVTPEAAAGDIKADGDQALAEAILREFVVTP
- a CDS encoding carbon-nitrogen family hydrolase, with translation MRASLIQIGPDDNEPIDSRRERASSLVREQAGADLVVLPELWKTGAFAFQRFADEAEPLEGPTYEAMAKAARDTGVWLHAGSIPERDTDGTLYNTSLVFTPEGELAATYRKIHRFGFDRGEAVLMGAGKDLVTVPVPGTTLGLATCYDLRFPELFRGLVDLGAEVLVICAGWPERRAAHWSLLARARAVENQSYVLACGSAGTHAGVLQAGHSLVVDPWGEVLGEAGPGEEVLTVDIDVSRVATVREDFPALKDRVLGREG